The following coding sequences lie in one Haladaptatus sp. DJG-WS-42 genomic window:
- a CDS encoding GTP-binding protein has product MNEDAIPVTILSGSLGAGKTTLLNHLLHNAGDLDIAVLVNDMGEINIDAALVSDTSELSVADGGVTELSNGCICCELQDDLNEAVVRLAKNRDFDHLVVESSGISEPEPVARLFTTESRAAALYAVDSLVTVVDSRLFFDAFDGAGVPERRGTDDEDTRPLSDLLVEQVEFSNLVVLNKTDLVSDEELETVSELVRALRPDAELRHTSHGQLDPHDLLGQRLYDPQTAAEAAGWKQALAADEEPDHSHGHGHHDHAHPEEMYGVSSFTFRARQPFHPKRIADLLSSLPRGIIRSKGTCWAAGCGDNKLTFGQAGPSARIEVSGPWIASLSELDQELYKANRPNLDWDDEWGDRRTELVFIGTDLQEETMREELETCLLTDDELTADWDGFENPLPSELDELVVLAAP; this is encoded by the coding sequence ATGAACGAAGACGCCATTCCCGTCACAATTCTCTCGGGGAGCCTTGGCGCGGGGAAGACCACCTTGCTCAATCACCTGCTCCACAACGCAGGCGACCTCGACATCGCGGTGCTCGTAAACGACATGGGCGAAATCAACATCGACGCAGCGCTCGTGAGCGACACCTCCGAACTTTCTGTCGCTGACGGCGGCGTCACCGAACTCTCGAACGGCTGTATCTGCTGTGAGCTCCAAGACGACCTGAACGAAGCCGTTGTCCGCCTCGCGAAGAACCGCGATTTCGACCACCTCGTTGTCGAATCGTCCGGCATCAGCGAACCCGAACCCGTCGCCCGGCTGTTCACCACCGAATCGCGCGCGGCGGCGCTCTACGCCGTGGATTCGCTCGTCACCGTCGTTGACTCGCGGCTCTTTTTCGACGCCTTTGATGGCGCGGGCGTCCCCGAGCGCCGGGGCACTGACGACGAGGACACCCGCCCGCTCTCAGACCTGCTCGTCGAACAGGTCGAGTTCTCGAATTTGGTCGTGTTGAACAAGACCGACCTCGTCTCCGACGAGGAACTGGAAACCGTGTCGGAACTGGTTCGCGCCCTCCGCCCGGACGCCGAACTTCGCCACACGTCTCACGGCCAACTCGACCCGCACGACCTGCTCGGCCAGCGCCTTTACGACCCGCAGACGGCAGCCGAGGCCGCGGGCTGGAAGCAAGCACTCGCCGCAGACGAGGAACCCGACCACAGCCACGGACACGGCCACCACGACCACGCGCATCCCGAGGAGATGTACGGCGTCTCGTCGTTCACCTTCCGCGCGCGACAGCCGTTCCACCCGAAGCGCATCGCTGACCTGCTCTCGTCGCTTCCGCGGGGCATCATCCGCTCGAAAGGAACCTGTTGGGCCGCAGGCTGTGGCGACAACAAACTCACCTTCGGGCAGGCTGGCCCCTCCGCGCGAATCGAGGTGTCGGGGCCGTGGATTGCGAGCCTCTCGGAACTCGACCAAGAACTCTACAAGGCAAATCGCCCAAATCTCGACTGGGACGACGAGTGGGGTGACCGACGCACGGAACTCGTGTTCATCGGCACCGACCTGCAAGAAGAGACCATGCGCGAGGAACTCGAAACCTGCCTGCTCACCGACGACGAGCTAACAGCAGACTGGGATGGGTTCGAAAATCCACTCCCGAGCGAACTCGACGAACTCGTCGTGCTCGCAGCACCCTAA
- a CDS encoding TRC40/GET3/ArsA family transport-energizing ATPase, with the protein MRKFVFFGGKGGVGKTTVSSAFARKCATADVDTLLVSTDPAHSTSDVFDQQFTDTPSSVEGIPNLDAMEIDPDEEVSRHLMETKRALSDQVSAAMVNQIDRQIEMAHQTPGAYEAALFDRFVDVMRNSPAYDRVVFDTSPTGGTLRLLSLPEFLDGWIQRLLLKRKQSVKLYERAAIGNNEPRRMMDGDPIIDRLQKRKEMFEFATETLREDAAFFLVFNPDQLSIRESVRAIEQLESQELLVAGLVANRLTPEPGPDEDGRGARYLRDRVATERERLETAHDVFGPPIVAEVETRISEIKGDLLTDVASKLAIDVTI; encoded by the coding sequence ATGCGCAAATTCGTCTTCTTCGGCGGTAAAGGCGGCGTTGGCAAGACAACCGTCTCCTCTGCGTTCGCGCGCAAGTGTGCGACTGCAGACGTGGACACGCTGTTGGTCTCGACCGACCCGGCCCACAGCACCTCAGACGTGTTCGACCAGCAGTTTACGGATACGCCGAGTTCAGTGGAGGGCATCCCCAACCTCGATGCCATGGAAATCGACCCCGACGAGGAGGTGTCTCGCCACCTGATGGAGACCAAACGCGCGCTCTCAGACCAGGTGAGCGCGGCGATGGTCAACCAAATCGACCGACAGATCGAGATGGCCCACCAGACGCCCGGCGCGTACGAGGCGGCGCTGTTCGACCGCTTCGTGGACGTGATGCGAAACTCCCCGGCGTACGACCGCGTCGTGTTCGACACCTCGCCAACGGGCGGCACCCTGCGCCTGCTCTCGCTTCCCGAGTTCCTCGACGGCTGGATTCAACGATTGCTCCTCAAGCGAAAACAGAGCGTCAAGCTGTACGAACGGGCGGCGATTGGCAACAACGAACCGCGGCGCATGATGGACGGCGACCCCATCATCGACCGCCTCCAAAAGCGAAAAGAGATGTTCGAGTTCGCCACCGAAACCCTCCGAGAGGACGCGGCCTTTTTCCTCGTGTTCAACCCAGACCAGCTCTCGATTCGTGAGAGCGTCCGTGCCATCGAACAGCTCGAAAGCCAAGAGCTGCTCGTCGCGGGCCTCGTCGCAAACCGCCTGACCCCGGAGCCAGGCCCCGACGAAGACGGGCGCGGGGCGCGCTATCTCCGCGACCGCGTGGCGACCGAGCGCGAGCGACTCGAAACCGCCCATGACGTGTTCGGGCCGCCCATCGTCGCGGAGGTCGAAACGCGGATTTCTGAAATCAAAGGCGACCTCCTCACCGACGTAGCCAGTAAATTAGCTATTGATGTGACAATTTAG
- a CDS encoding carbon starvation CstA family protein, which produces MVQIIWLVLTSLILFTVGYLGYSRYLARFVDLDDSRETPAHKYEDGQEYVPAKKPVLLGHHYSSIAGGAPIVGPITAAAVWGWFPALLWIAIGNPLLGSVHDFVSLAASLRHEGKSIGYIIGEYVGERGKNMLLWFAFLTIILVVAVFALVVGIVFNAFPQAATASLLYIALAFIFGVYLYQMNLPFLPGTVVFVAGVFASVWVGIQYPLALAPLAETPATWPSNVIVLLDGPLPVPNVINANVAAWIPVVMIYAAAASVLPVWMLLQPRDYLSSFLLYAGVGGALLAIIVGTLGSALGIGAITPSQPLVISDQIPAFAGFWGTTEVSPLFPLLFITIACGTISGFHSLVSSGTTSKQLHKESDARVIGYGGMLGEGLLATVALSTVAIAGVTAGGGIGRALPNFASGGGIMLTSFGIPAAYGAPFMGLVLVSFLLTSTDTAVRLGRYMMEEIVGTPESSVESLASNRYSNAVLQTVPAYVLITSGSWLTLWQLFGGANQLLAALALLTATVWLANWDESKQLISTGVPMALMVSITILGLSWLAFHDNIYMKFMSEAWMEEATLSAQLSAVVQIVLALTLVGLALSLVRIGYTNIKSARSGTSFAQQPSDD; this is translated from the coding sequence ATGGTACAGATAATCTGGCTGGTGTTAACATCACTCATCCTGTTCACGGTCGGCTACCTGGGCTATTCGCGGTACCTCGCCCGATTCGTGGATCTGGATGACAGTCGTGAAACACCGGCACACAAGTACGAAGACGGGCAGGAGTACGTCCCGGCGAAAAAGCCGGTGCTCCTTGGCCATCACTATTCGAGTATTGCAGGCGGTGCGCCGATTGTCGGCCCCATCACCGCCGCCGCAGTCTGGGGTTGGTTCCCAGCACTGCTCTGGATTGCCATTGGAAACCCACTGTTAGGCAGTGTCCACGACTTCGTTTCGCTGGCGGCGAGTCTCCGCCACGAGGGGAAGTCCATCGGATACATCATCGGTGAGTACGTCGGCGAGCGCGGCAAGAACATGCTGCTCTGGTTCGCCTTCCTCACCATCATCCTCGTCGTCGCGGTGTTCGCCCTCGTGGTCGGCATCGTGTTCAACGCCTTCCCACAGGCGGCGACCGCGAGCCTGTTGTACATCGCGCTCGCGTTCATCTTCGGGGTGTACCTCTACCAGATGAACCTGCCGTTCCTCCCGGGAACGGTCGTGTTCGTCGCTGGCGTGTTCGCAAGCGTCTGGGTCGGCATCCAATACCCACTCGCGCTCGCACCGCTCGCCGAGACGCCAGCGACGTGGCCAAGCAACGTCATCGTCCTGTTGGACGGGCCACTCCCCGTTCCGAACGTCATCAACGCAAACGTCGCGGCGTGGATTCCGGTCGTCATGATTTACGCCGCGGCAGCGAGCGTCCTCCCCGTGTGGATGCTCCTCCAACCGCGTGACTATCTCTCGTCGTTCCTGCTCTACGCAGGCGTCGGTGGTGCGCTGCTCGCCATCATCGTCGGCACGCTCGGCAGCGCGCTCGGTATCGGCGCGATTACGCCAAGCCAGCCGCTCGTCATCAGCGACCAGATTCCGGCGTTCGCCGGGTTCTGGGGGACAACCGAGGTTTCACCGTTGTTCCCGTTGCTGTTCATCACCATCGCGTGTGGGACAATCAGCGGGTTCCACTCGCTCGTCTCCTCGGGGACGACCTCGAAACAGCTCCACAAAGAGTCTGACGCTCGCGTCATCGGCTACGGTGGCATGCTCGGCGAAGGACTGCTCGCAACCGTCGCGCTCTCGACAGTCGCCATCGCTGGCGTGACTGCAGGCGGCGGCATCGGCCGCGCACTGCCAAACTTCGCCTCTGGTGGTGGCATCATGCTCACCAGCTTCGGCATCCCAGCGGCCTACGGTGCGCCGTTCATGGGCCTCGTGCTCGTGAGCTTCCTGCTCACCAGTACGGACACCGCCGTGCGCCTCGGGCGCTACATGATGGAAGAAATCGTGGGCACGCCCGAGTCGAGCGTCGAATCGCTCGCCTCGAATCGCTACTCGAACGCCGTGCTCCAGACCGTGCCCGCCTACGTCCTCATTACGAGTGGGTCGTGGCTCACGCTCTGGCAGCTGTTCGGCGGCGCAAACCAGTTGCTCGCTGCGCTTGCGCTCCTGACTGCAACGGTGTGGCTCGCAAACTGGGACGAGAGCAAACAGCTCATCTCGACGGGTGTCCCGATGGCGCTGATGGTCTCCATCACGATTCTCGGGCTCTCGTGGCTCGCGTTCCACGACAACATCTACATGAAGTTCATGAGCGAAGCGTGGATGGAAGAGGCGACACTGAGCGCCCAACTCTCTGCGGTCGTCCAGATTGTGTTGGCACTCACGCTGGTTGGACTCGCACTCTCGCTCGTCCGCATCGGCTACACCAACATCAAAAGCGCCCGGTCTGGGACGTCGTTCGCCCAGCAACCGAGCGACGACTGA
- a CDS encoding DUF5828 family protein, with amino-acid sequence MEESISGFKRRGSWGDIVEHGERITRALRDLGVEGDAFEAWDEWRPKSHERLDEDVSEKTAKQASISEGRGEKAGKEPNDDLKTAGKKLSESYEKLDDPDEAMGRWNESIDYVARAADSAGRKAIRKVEDAVYRKVMTQLAPYYFDNELVSANLQQTARFESEERFVFEVNVNDDVVKGQVSDLLSEYEDTIDRWHIDTEKQTETVEAAEGVEAPESENRSRSTTN; translated from the coding sequence ATGGAAGAGAGTATCTCCGGATTCAAACGTCGGGGGTCGTGGGGCGATATCGTCGAACACGGCGAGCGCATCACGCGTGCTCTGCGCGACCTCGGAGTTGAGGGGGACGCCTTCGAAGCGTGGGACGAATGGCGACCAAAGAGCCACGAACGCCTTGACGAGGACGTGAGCGAGAAAACCGCAAAACAAGCCTCCATCAGCGAAGGCCGCGGCGAAAAAGCGGGCAAAGAACCGAACGACGACCTGAAAACCGCGGGCAAGAAGCTCTCAGAGTCTTACGAGAAGTTAGACGACCCCGACGAGGCGATGGGGCGGTGGAACGAATCTATCGACTACGTCGCGCGTGCGGCGGACTCCGCGGGGCGCAAAGCCATCCGCAAGGTCGAAGACGCCGTCTACCGCAAGGTCATGACCCAACTCGCACCGTACTACTTCGACAACGAACTCGTGAGCGCGAACCTCCAGCAAACCGCCCGCTTCGAGTCAGAGGAACGGTTCGTTTTCGAGGTGAACGTAAACGACGACGTGGTCAAAGGACAGGTCTCAGACCTGCTCTCCGAGTACGAAGACACCATCGACCGGTGGCACATCGACACCGAAAAACAGACGGAGACGGTCGAAGCCGCAGAAGGGGTCGAAGCGCCCGAATCCGAGAACCGGTCGCGTTCGACGACCAACTGA
- a CDS encoding inorganic phosphate transporter: MVDAGTLLTVVVAGGASFFMAWAIGAGSSGSTPFAPAVGANAISVMRAGFIVGLLGLAGAVLQGANVSEAVGRELITGVSLSPLAATVALLTAATLVAIGVFAGYPIATAFTVTGAVVGVGLAAGGNPAWAKYQQISTLWVLVPFIGGGTAYATARLLRNPNVSEEVAVPVLAGLIGLILANVEFAIFGPPGFGDSFAAMLAKQASSPPIFGVPLIHILVSLAVALAAGLLLARDIRGDKERGQRHFLLTLGGLVAFSAGGSQVGLAIGPMLPLLEPYTIPLTATLVGGGLGLLLGSWTGAPRMIKALAQDYSSLGPRRSIAALIPSFAIAQVAVFLGVPVSFNEIIVSAIIGSGYAAQNAGVSRKKMLFTVLAWIGSLALALGVGYGLFFAVSSL, from the coding sequence ATGGTCGACGCAGGGACACTCCTGACAGTCGTCGTTGCCGGTGGCGCGAGTTTCTTCATGGCCTGGGCAATCGGAGCCGGTTCTTCAGGCTCGACACCGTTCGCACCCGCCGTCGGAGCGAACGCTATCTCGGTCATGCGCGCTGGATTTATCGTCGGCCTGCTCGGCCTCGCAGGTGCGGTGTTACAGGGCGCAAACGTCTCAGAAGCCGTTGGCCGAGAACTCATCACGGGCGTCTCGCTCTCGCCGCTCGCCGCGACGGTTGCGCTGCTCACCGCCGCGACGCTCGTCGCGATCGGCGTGTTCGCGGGCTATCCCATCGCCACTGCCTTTACGGTGACCGGCGCGGTCGTCGGCGTCGGCCTCGCTGCGGGCGGGAATCCAGCGTGGGCCAAATACCAGCAGATCAGCACCCTCTGGGTGCTCGTCCCCTTTATCGGCGGCGGGACCGCCTACGCCACCGCGCGCCTGCTCAGAAATCCGAACGTCAGCGAAGAGGTCGCCGTCCCCGTCCTTGCGGGGCTCATCGGTCTCATCCTCGCAAACGTCGAGTTCGCGATTTTCGGGCCGCCCGGCTTCGGTGACTCCTTCGCCGCGATGCTGGCAAAGCAAGCGTCGAGTCCGCCGATTTTTGGCGTCCCGCTCATCCACATCCTCGTCTCGCTTGCCGTGGCTCTCGCCGCGGGGCTCCTGCTCGCACGCGACATTCGCGGGGACAAAGAACGCGGCCAGCGCCACTTCCTGCTCACGCTCGGTGGGCTCGTCGCGTTCTCGGCCGGCGGCAGTCAGGTTGGCCTCGCCATCGGCCCGATGCTCCCCCTGCTCGAACCCTACACGATTCCGCTCACCGCAACGCTCGTCGGTGGCGGTCTCGGCCTCCTGCTCGGCAGTTGGACCGGCGCACCGCGCATGATTAAGGCACTCGCCCAAGACTACTCCTCGCTCGGGCCGCGGCGGTCAATTGCCGCGCTTATCCCGTCGTTTGCGATTGCTCAGGTCGCGGTGTTCCTCGGGGTTCCCGTGTCGTTCAACGAAATCATCGTGAGCGCCATCATCGGCAGCGGCTACGCGGCACAGAACGCTGGCGTCAGCCGCAAAAAAATGCTGTTTACCGTTCTCGCGTGGATTGGATCGCTCGCCCTCGCCCTTGGCGTGGGGTACGGGCTGTTTTTCGCCGTGTCGAGCCTATGA